A part of Microbulbifer sp. MI-G genomic DNA contains:
- a CDS encoding AI-2E family transporter: protein MQEKLEKRSFILSLLLVTVAFLLLVKPFFTPIFWACAIALIFYPVYRYLMGRFPNSPNAMALLTLLMCVVLLVIPVLVVATSFINEAVSLYQKVQEGQIDISKSLEQIRSAFPRLNTTLESIGVDIEVAKQRLLGGIMNAGSIVAKNAIEVGQNTVNFFVMLGLMLYLTFFLIRDGERLVNLIIHALPLGDAREHLLLAKFAEVTRATIKGNLVVAVTQGTLGGIIFWVLGLPAPLLWGVLMTLLSLLPAVGAALIWFPAAIYLYAIGEPVKATILLAYGLTVISLVDNLLRPILVGRDTKLPDYLVLFSTVGGLFMFGISGFAIGPLLAALFLAFWEIFMREFVHPEEFLERPKPKAD from the coding sequence GTGCAGGAAAAGCTCGAAAAACGTTCATTCATCTTATCTTTGCTATTGGTGACAGTGGCCTTTCTGCTGCTTGTGAAACCCTTTTTCACACCGATTTTCTGGGCCTGCGCCATTGCCCTGATTTTTTATCCGGTGTACCGCTACCTGATGGGGCGTTTTCCCAATTCCCCCAATGCCATGGCATTGTTGACTCTGCTGATGTGTGTTGTCCTGCTGGTAATACCGGTGCTTGTGGTGGCCACCTCATTTATCAACGAGGCGGTTAGCCTGTACCAAAAGGTACAGGAAGGGCAGATTGATATCTCCAAATCCCTAGAGCAGATCCGCAGCGCCTTCCCGAGGCTCAACACCACACTCGAGAGCATCGGTGTGGATATCGAAGTGGCCAAACAGCGTTTGCTTGGCGGCATTATGAATGCCGGCAGCATCGTCGCCAAAAATGCTATTGAAGTGGGACAAAACACCGTCAACTTTTTTGTCATGCTGGGGTTAATGCTCTACTTGACCTTCTTCTTAATTCGCGATGGCGAAAGGCTGGTCAATCTGATTATCCACGCACTGCCCCTGGGCGATGCGCGCGAACACCTGCTACTGGCCAAGTTCGCCGAAGTCACCCGCGCTACAATCAAAGGGAATCTGGTTGTTGCCGTCACCCAGGGCACACTGGGTGGCATTATTTTCTGGGTACTCGGTCTCCCTGCACCTTTGTTGTGGGGTGTATTGATGACCCTGCTATCCCTATTGCCGGCTGTTGGCGCTGCCCTTATCTGGTTTCCGGCGGCCATCTATCTTTATGCCATTGGCGAGCCGGTAAAAGCTACCATATTGCTCGCCTATGGACTCACCGTTATCAGCCTGGTGGACAATCTGCTGCGCCCGATTCTTGTGGGGCGGGATACCAAGCTTCCGGACTATCTCGTACTGTTCTCAACAGTGGGTGGCCTGTTTATGTTTGGCATCAGTGGGTTTGCCATAGGCCCGCTACTCGCGGCACTGTTTCTCGCCTTCTGGGAGATCTTTATGCGGGAGTTTGTCCACCCGGAAGAGTTTTTGGAACGGCCAAAACCGAAAGCCGATTAG
- a CDS encoding D-Ala-D-Ala carboxypeptidase family metallohydrolase — protein MIFQENKDRNPIKRQSRRRRIILTGAILIVATIILLFATFDRMRELGDRVINPIDLLPLLEIPNVYDIQGYPAASERAFTRFLKQGNNRHLFSRLKVFLQANQVHKVVSPFELLRQGSDWRDLNEPPFAIPPEEYWKTVVDTLKVIRQEIVPRIGPVTVLSGWRTASYNRKAGGSKGSKHLLFCGLDVVPKKNFSREQLVPVLRDIHRRNGRPWKMGLGIYKSIRFHVDTCGYRRW, from the coding sequence ATGATTTTTCAGGAAAATAAGGACCGCAATCCGATTAAACGTCAGAGCCGGCGGCGCCGGATCATTCTCACCGGCGCCATTCTGATTGTCGCCACTATTATCCTGTTGTTTGCCACTTTTGACAGAATGCGCGAACTGGGAGATCGGGTGATCAACCCCATAGACTTACTGCCGCTACTTGAAATCCCGAATGTGTACGATATTCAGGGCTATCCAGCAGCCTCGGAAAGAGCCTTCACCCGTTTCCTCAAGCAGGGCAACAACCGGCATCTGTTTTCCAGGCTGAAAGTTTTTCTGCAGGCAAATCAGGTACACAAGGTCGTATCGCCATTTGAGCTGTTGCGCCAGGGCAGTGACTGGCGGGATTTGAACGAACCCCCCTTCGCCATCCCTCCGGAGGAATACTGGAAAACCGTAGTGGATACCCTGAAAGTCATCCGGCAGGAAATAGTACCGCGTATCGGTCCGGTGACTGTCCTGTCCGGATGGCGCACCGCCAGCTACAACCGCAAGGCGGGCGGTTCAAAGGGCAGCAAGCACCTGCTCTTCTGCGGTCTGGATGTAGTCCCAAAGAAAAATTTCTCGCGAGAGCAACTGGTGCCGGTACTCAGGGATATCCACCGCCGCAATGGCCGACCGTGGAAGATGGGCCTTGGCATTTATAAGAGCATCCGTTTTCACGTGGATACCTGTGGTTACAGACGCTGGTAA
- a CDS encoding S8 family peptidase has protein sequence MNILSKKSLRAGLTMAAVATGLLSYSAYAVERDAGTDFSNMPQRIIVQYKDTKVRDWAGQAAALAQRGGHGMTYVRSLALADRQVYRLNKRMTPGQLKKLELTLEADPNVLAVEEDVLMQPQFIPNDTFYNVQWHYFEAVGGINLPPAWDKQTGAGVTVAVLDTGYVFHSDLHANILPGYDFISDVFVANDGNGRDPDASDPGDWVNANECGPFNPPQFRPSSWHGTHVSGTIAAVTNNNQGVAGVAFDAEVVPVRVLGKCGGFLSDIADGIVWASGGSVSGVPANANPAQVINMSLGGGGACGSTYQSAINTAVANGTTVVVSAGNSNANASGFRPANCANVIAVAATERFGARAYYSNFGATVDVSAPGGDVAFNPTHGVASTLNDGQTSPGNENYVYYQGTSMAAPHVSGTAALMYAKNGGLTPVQVENILQLTARPLPGPCTGGCGAGIIDANAAIDAVP, from the coding sequence ATGAATATTCTCTCTAAGAAGTCTCTCAGGGCTGGTTTGACGATGGCTGCAGTGGCAACCGGCCTTCTTTCTTATAGTGCTTATGCGGTTGAGCGCGATGCGGGCACTGATTTTTCCAATATGCCGCAGCGTATCATTGTGCAATATAAAGACACCAAGGTTCGTGACTGGGCCGGCCAGGCAGCTGCGCTTGCACAGCGGGGCGGCCATGGAATGACATACGTGCGCAGTTTGGCATTGGCGGACCGCCAGGTATACCGGTTGAATAAGCGCATGACGCCGGGACAATTAAAAAAGCTGGAATTGACATTGGAGGCGGATCCAAATGTCCTTGCTGTTGAAGAGGATGTACTGATGCAGCCACAATTTATACCGAATGACACTTTTTACAATGTGCAGTGGCATTACTTCGAGGCCGTCGGCGGTATCAATCTTCCTCCAGCGTGGGATAAACAAACGGGGGCCGGTGTCACCGTAGCTGTGCTGGATACCGGTTATGTCTTCCACTCAGATCTCCACGCCAATATATTGCCAGGCTACGACTTTATCAGTGATGTTTTTGTGGCCAATGATGGCAATGGGCGTGATCCGGATGCCAGCGATCCGGGGGATTGGGTGAACGCCAACGAGTGCGGCCCTTTTAATCCACCGCAATTCCGGCCCAGCAGTTGGCATGGTACCCATGTTTCCGGCACCATCGCCGCTGTAACCAACAACAATCAGGGTGTGGCTGGTGTCGCCTTCGATGCAGAAGTGGTTCCGGTGCGGGTACTGGGCAAGTGCGGTGGTTTTCTCTCGGATATTGCCGACGGTATTGTCTGGGCATCTGGTGGCAGTGTAAGTGGTGTACCGGCTAATGCCAACCCCGCCCAGGTGATCAACATGAGCCTTGGGGGCGGCGGCGCTTGCGGTTCCACCTATCAAAGTGCCATCAATACAGCCGTGGCCAATGGCACCACCGTGGTAGTCAGTGCGGGCAACAGCAATGCGAATGCATCCGGTTTTCGACCGGCAAACTGTGCCAATGTGATAGCCGTTGCTGCGACCGAGCGCTTTGGAGCCCGCGCTTACTACTCTAACTTTGGTGCCACCGTAGATGTCAGTGCGCCAGGGGGAGATGTGGCCTTCAATCCTACCCACGGAGTCGCTTCAACCCTGAACGACGGCCAGACCAGTCCGGGCAATGAGAACTATGTGTACTACCAGGGCACCTCTATGGCGGCACCCCATGTATCCGGTACTGCTGCGCTTATGTACGCCAAGAATGGTGGCCTCACACCAGTGCAGGTCGAAAATATCCTGCAGCTCACCGCCCGTCCCCTGCCCGGTCCCTGTACCGGTGGCTGTGGTGCTGGCATTATTGATGCCAATGCTGCAATCGATGCCGTACCCTAG
- the mmsB gene encoding 3-hydroxyisobutyrate dehydrogenase, with the protein MTKTVAFFGLGHMGAPMSFNLLKAGFQVKGYDPVGASLDSAGSRGVEVCTTPHQTVVGADFIVSMLPHSAAVESLYLHEEKLLDQIAPDTLVIDCSTISATSARHLLAAARDKGLHAIEAPVSGGVAGAVAGTLSFMCGGDSHDVERAREILRHMGVNIFHAGPAGSGQTAKICNNMLLAIHMIGTAEALQLGVDNGLDPKVLTEIISKSSGANWSLQTYNPYPGVMENVPASNQYAGGFMVKLMCKDLGLAQRAATDSKSYTPLGSLARNLYGIHNLAGSGELDFSSIQQLFQLK; encoded by the coding sequence ATGACAAAGACAGTTGCCTTCTTTGGACTTGGGCACATGGGCGCTCCCATGTCCTTCAACCTGCTGAAAGCGGGATTTCAGGTCAAGGGATACGATCCGGTCGGCGCCTCGCTTGACAGCGCGGGTAGTCGAGGTGTGGAGGTATGTACCACCCCGCACCAGACTGTGGTGGGTGCAGACTTTATTGTCAGTATGCTGCCTCACAGTGCCGCGGTGGAGTCCCTGTATCTCCATGAGGAAAAATTACTGGACCAGATCGCACCAGATACCCTGGTGATCGATTGTTCCACTATTTCTGCCACCAGTGCCAGGCACCTTCTGGCTGCAGCCAGAGACAAGGGGCTGCACGCCATAGAAGCGCCTGTATCCGGTGGCGTTGCCGGGGCCGTGGCCGGTACATTGAGTTTTATGTGTGGTGGTGACAGTCATGATGTGGAGCGGGCGCGGGAAATCCTTCGGCATATGGGAGTCAATATTTTCCATGCGGGCCCCGCCGGGTCTGGTCAGACTGCCAAGATCTGCAACAACATGCTCCTGGCTATCCATATGATCGGCACAGCCGAGGCCCTGCAACTGGGGGTGGACAACGGACTGGACCCCAAAGTGCTCACAGAGATTATATCAAAAAGCTCCGGGGCCAATTGGTCTCTGCAAACCTATAATCCCTATCCGGGGGTGATGGAAAATGTACCCGCAAGTAATCAGTATGCGGGAGGGTTTATGGTGAAATTGATGTGCAAGGACCTGGGCCTGGCACAGCGTGCTGCAACCGATAGTAAAAGCTATACACCACTGGGTTCACTGGCTCGCAACCTGTACGGGATACATAACCTGGCAGGGAGTGGAGAACTGGATTTCTCCAGTATTCAGCAACTTTTCCAACTGAAATAG